One window of Phalacrocorax carbo chromosome 1, bPhaCar2.1, whole genome shotgun sequence genomic DNA carries:
- the ZAR1L gene encoding protein ZAR1-like, with amino-acid sequence MEGFVYPPFSTYQSFRGSLTPSRGRDPTVKQPSWKQGKSISPFLGGPFTPTPSDYVDSYRRAQLQSLLLQVSPGLMPRPPQANTKEVGVQVNLRADAAVQCSLGPRTLPVGCFLSAAARRAPGHFALYSPMPDRRIFTLPEAAEPQEKEEASGTTTEEQKVEDGSREQQEGQAEAALPSQEAAEAPREEAAAPRRRAAFQFLEQKYGYFHCKDCKTRWESAYVWCISGSNKVYFKQHCRKCQKGFNPYRVEAIQCQTCSKTRCSCPQKKRHVDLKRPHRQELCGRCKGKRLSCDNTYSFKYIV; translated from the exons ATGGAAGGCTTTGTCTATCCGCCCTTCAGCACATACCAGAGCTTCAGGGGTAGTCTCACACCCAGCCGTGGCAGGGACCCGACGGTGAAGCAGCCCAGCTGGAAGCAGGGCAAGAGCATCAGCCCCTTCCTCGGGGGACCCTTCACCCCCACGCCCTCCGACTACGTGGACAGCTACCGACGGGCACAGCTCCAGTCCCTGCTGTTGCAGGTGAGCCCCGGGCTGATGCCGCGGCCTCCCCAGGCCAACACCAAGGAGGTGGGCGTGCAGGTGAACCTGCGGGCTGACGCCGCCGTGCAGTGCTCGCTGGGGCCGCGCACGCTGCCTGTTGGCTGCTTCCTTAGCGCCGCTGCTCGGCGTGCCCCGGGGCACTTTGCCCTCTACTCACCCATGCCCGACCGCCGCATCTTCACGCTGCCTGAGGCTGCTGAGCcccaggagaaggaggaggcgTCTGGAACGACCACCGAGGAGCAGAAGGTGGAGGATGGtagcagggagcagcaggagggccAGGCAGAGGCTGCTCTGCCGAGTCAGGAGGCAGCAGAGGCGCCACGGGAGGAGGCTGCGGCCCCCAGGCGGCGGGCTGCTTTCCAG TTTTTGGAGCAGAAGTATGGCTATTTCCACTGTAAAGACTGCAAGACCAGATGGGAGAGTGCTTATGTGTGGTGCATTTCTGGAAGCAACAAG gtgtacTTCAAGCAGCATTGTCGCAAATGCCAAAAGGGCTTCAATCCCTATCGAGTGGAAGCAATCCAGTGCCAG ACCTGTTCAAAGACTCGTTGTTCCTGCCCTCAGAAGAAGAGGCATGTTGATCTCAAGAGACCTCATCGCCAAGAACTTTGTGGCCGCTGCAAAGGCAAGAGGCTGTCCTGTGACAACACTTACAGCTTCAAATACATTGTCTGA